A part of Clostridia bacterium genomic DNA contains:
- a CDS encoding response regulator transcription factor, whose protein sequence is MRIAICEDAKSDQKVLLDLLSGTKLLEGAQYFFFDNGLALLQSYKAKEKYDIIFLDVDMPMCDGIDAGKRISKVDKDVIIIFVTSYPEFAIDAYDCNAFHYLLKGCSYDKVYEVVYKAVERYKEGHRQIVARAMIGMVNINVTDINYVECYKRHVLYHTDQKVYDTLGTLQDAMDKLRPHGFYQTHQGYIVNFNKVREFEKNDVILKNGEKVMMSIRKRIEVMQAYAEYIRKVI, encoded by the coding sequence ATGAGGATAGCTATTTGCGAAGATGCGAAATCCGATCAAAAAGTGCTACTTGATTTGTTGTCGGGTACAAAACTTCTTGAAGGTGCACAGTATTTCTTTTTTGATAACGGACTTGCTCTTTTACAAAGTTATAAGGCCAAAGAGAAATATGATATTATTTTTCTTGATGTAGATATGCCTATGTGTGATGGTATAGATGCCGGGAAAAGAATTAGCAAAGTAGATAAGGATGTCATAATAATCTTTGTAACCAGTTATCCGGAATTTGCTATTGATGCGTATGACTGCAACGCTTTTCACTATTTGTTAAAAGGATGCAGTTATGATAAAGTTTATGAAGTTGTTTACAAAGCCGTAGAACGATACAAAGAAGGACACAGGCAAATAGTTGCTCGCGCTATGATTGGGATGGTAAACATAAATGTTACAGATATTAATTATGTAGAATGTTATAAACGGCATGTATTATATCATACTGACCAAAAGGTTTATGATACTCTTGGTACGCTACAAGATGCTATGGACAAATTAAGGCCACATGGTTTTTATCAGACACACCAAGGTTATATCGTAAATTTCAATAAGGTGCGAGAATTTGAAAAGAATGATGTGATCCTGAAAAACGGAGAAAAAGTAATGATGAGCATTCGCAAGCGCATTGAAGTAATGCAAGCTTATGCGGAGTATATAAGAAAGGTGATTTAG
- a CDS encoding helix-turn-helix transcriptional regulator, translating to MNNLRFLRELTGVTAKELSSLLNITVHTYYGLEKNQRDISLVYETMFMRIYRIPKKEIYCPENVISAETLTRLKELSGMDADRRYSSIVYNLCGQKNIKMTYAVVAKIKQEIEQQIKRMEKCK from the coding sequence ATGAACAATTTACGTTTTTTAAGAGAATTGACCGGTGTGACAGCAAAAGAACTGTCTTCTCTTTTAAATATAACAGTACATACATATTATGGGTTGGAAAAGAACCAACGAGATATCTCATTGGTGTATGAAACGATGTTTATGCGTATATATCGTATTCCGAAAAAAGAAATTTATTGTCCCGAGAATGTAATCTCCGCAGAAACTCTAACCCGACTCAAAGAATTATCTGGTATGGATGCGGACAGGCGATACAGTAGTATCGTATATAATTTATGTGGGCAAAAAAACATCAAAATGACGTACGCAGTTGTTGCAAAAATAAAACAAGAAATTGAGCAGCAAATAAAAAGAATGGAAAAGTGCAAATAA
- a CDS encoding helix-turn-helix transcriptional regulator, whose product MQKDDALNIALGARIKEIRTQKDISQEKLAEMIGVCNGTHLSNVERGYCGLSIPKLVNVCEALDVSADHLLFGTTVHDVETVLHESLNQLTRKQADCLMDIIRAYIKSCDI is encoded by the coding sequence ATGCAAAAAGATGACGCATTAAATATTGCACTGGGTGCAAGAATTAAAGAAATACGAACTCAAAAAGACATTTCACAAGAGAAACTCGCGGAAATGATCGGCGTATGCAACGGAACACATTTATCTAACGTTGAACGGGGTTATTGCGGATTATCCATCCCAAAACTTGTCAACGTTTGTGAAGCACTGGATGTCAGTGCCGATCACCTGTTATTCGGCACGACAGTTCATGATGTAGAAACGGTTTTACATGAATCTCTTAATCAGCTAACTCGTAAGCAGGCGGATTGTTTGATGGATATCATTCGTGCATACATCAAATCATGCGACATATAA